A window of Deinococcus sp. HSC-46F16 contains these coding sequences:
- a CDS encoding long-chain-fatty-acid--CoA ligase, with protein MSHDPELHLPTEHPRPVAPATPTAGRYWPPGKPRQLTLPRTGLMHNLRVSAERYPDRAAMWFYGRELSYRELRESAERLAGHLAAQGVGKGDRVAVWLQNSPAWAIAAHAAWHLGAVVVPLAPMLQPREFGFFLGDAGIRVGVVGAELYEKAKQGGLAHAVVANVMAGTDAERAGIPLPTELGVTPELQPGDVTLEEALQAASAPAAEVGPDDLAVMPYTSGTTGLPKGCMHTHRSVQANVFGAGAWVDGTVEDVFLASLPFFHVTGFVNSLLAPLNGGGTIVAMARWDRDAARKLIRDRGVTLWTNTATMVIDLMASPNFDPADLASLRSVTGGGASLPAAIGQRLLDLTGIAFAEGYGLTETMAQSHSNPKGRQKLQCLGVALFGVDARVLDLDTGRELPPGEIGEIVMHGEQVMQGYWNRPEATAEAFVELDGKRFFRSGDLGYMDEEGYFFFTDRLKRMVNVSGMKVWPAEVENLLHGHPDIQEACVISVPDERTGERARALIVLRPGGQATAEEIEAWARTQMATYKVPRDYEFVESLPRGATGKVAWRPLQEQARAAMAARQG; from the coding sequence ATGTCGCACGATCCCGAACTCCACCTGCCCACCGAGCATCCCCGACCGGTCGCCCCGGCCACCCCCACAGCGGGCCGCTACTGGCCTCCCGGCAAGCCCCGCCAGCTCACGCTGCCGCGCACCGGGCTGATGCACAACCTGCGCGTGTCGGCCGAGCGGTATCCCGACAGGGCGGCGATGTGGTTTTACGGCCGCGAGCTGAGCTACCGCGAACTGCGTGAATCTGCCGAGCGCCTCGCCGGACACCTCGCCGCGCAGGGGGTGGGCAAGGGGGACCGGGTGGCGGTGTGGCTGCAGAACAGCCCCGCCTGGGCCATTGCCGCGCACGCCGCGTGGCACCTGGGGGCGGTTGTGGTGCCCCTCGCGCCCATGCTGCAACCGCGCGAGTTCGGCTTCTTCCTGGGGGACGCGGGCATCCGGGTGGGTGTGGTGGGCGCCGAGCTGTACGAGAAGGCGAAGCAGGGGGGGCTGGCCCACGCGGTCGTCGCCAACGTCATGGCCGGGACCGATGCGGAGCGGGCCGGAATCCCGCTGCCCACCGAGCTGGGCGTGACTCCCGAACTCCAACCCGGCGACGTGACCCTGGAAGAAGCGCTTCAGGCCGCCTCCGCCCCCGCCGCCGAGGTCGGTCCCGACGATCTGGCGGTCATGCCCTATACCAGCGGCACGACTGGGCTGCCCAAGGGCTGCATGCACACCCACCGCAGCGTGCAGGCGAATGTGTTCGGGGCCGGGGCGTGGGTAGACGGCACGGTGGAGGACGTGTTTCTGGCCTCGCTGCCCTTTTTCCACGTCACCGGCTTCGTCAACAGCCTGCTCGCGCCCCTCAATGGCGGCGGCACCATCGTGGCGATGGCCCGCTGGGACCGGGACGCGGCGCGGAAGCTGATCCGCGACCGCGGAGTCACCCTCTGGACGAACACCGCCACGATGGTCATCGACCTGATGGCGTCACCGAACTTCGATCCGGCGGACCTCGCCAGCCTGCGCAGCGTGACGGGCGGCGGCGCGAGCCTCCCGGCGGCCATCGGACAGCGGCTGCTGGACCTGACCGGCATCGCCTTTGCCGAGGGCTACGGCCTGACCGAGACGATGGCGCAGTCGCATTCCAACCCCAAGGGCCGCCAGAAGCTGCAGTGCCTCGGCGTCGCCCTCTTTGGGGTCGACGCCCGCGTCCTCGACCTCGACACCGGGCGCGAGCTGCCTCCCGGCGAGATCGGGGAGATCGTGATGCACGGCGAGCAGGTCATGCAGGGCTACTGGAACCGCCCCGAGGCGACCGCCGAGGCCTTTGTCGAGCTGGACGGCAAGCGCTTTTTCCGCTCCGGGGACCTGGGCTACATGGACGAGGAAGGGTACTTCTTCTTCACCGACCGCCTCAAGCGCATGGTGAACGTCTCGGGCATGAAGGTCTGGCCCGCCGAGGTCGAGAACCTGCTGCACGGCCACCCCGACATTCAGGAAGCCTGCGTGATCTCGGTGCCCGACGAGCGCACCGGCGAACGCGCCCGCGCCCTGATCGTGCTCAGGCCCGGCGGGCAGGCCACCGCCGAGGAGATCGAGGCCTGGGCCAGAACCCAGATGGCGACCTACAAGGTGCCGCGCGACTACGAGTTCGTGGAGAGCCTGCCGCGCGGGGCGACCGGCAAGGTGGCGTGGCGCCCCCTTCAGGAACAGGCCCGCGCCGCGATGGCCGCCCGCCAGGGTTGA
- a CDS encoding hydroxyacid-oxoacid transhydrogenase — MFQPPAPETTHETLFTVEATPFKFGSGAAADAGWEAARLGMRRAFVVVDPALAGGETAGRVLNSLRGAGVEVVLYTGVRVEPDLPSLERAGAAAREAGADGFVGLGGGSTLDTAKVANLLATHGGAVMDWVNPPVGGGRAVPGPLRPLLAIPTTAGSGSEATTVAILDLPDLGIKSGISHRYLRPAQALVDPELTRTAPAGVIASAGLDVVCHAAESLLSRPYTSRPRPDSPAARPPYQGSNPVADVWSAQALRFGGEYLRRAVQGPDDLEARGFMMLSATMAGVGFGSAGVHIPHACAYPIAGLRHTYRAAGYPTDHAFVPHGYSVIVTAPAAFRFTFAADPEKHVRAATLLTGREYAPDDADALPNALRDLMRDVGAPTTLTELGYSEADLPALVEGALKQQRLLAVAPRTPSAADLEAILRASL; from the coding sequence ATGTTCCAGCCGCCCGCGCCCGAAACGACCCACGAGACCCTCTTTACCGTCGAGGCCACCCCCTTCAAGTTCGGCTCCGGCGCGGCGGCCGACGCGGGCTGGGAGGCGGCGCGGCTGGGGATGCGCCGGGCCTTCGTGGTGGTGGACCCGGCGCTGGCGGGGGGCGAAACGGCCGGGCGCGTGCTGAACAGCCTGCGCGGAGCCGGGGTGGAGGTCGTGCTCTACACGGGCGTGCGGGTCGAGCCGGACCTTCCCAGCCTCGAGCGGGCGGGCGCGGCGGCGCGGGAAGCGGGGGCCGACGGCTTCGTGGGGCTGGGGGGCGGCTCGACACTCGACACCGCGAAAGTCGCCAACCTGCTCGCCACCCACGGCGGCGCGGTGATGGACTGGGTCAACCCCCCGGTGGGCGGCGGCCGGGCGGTGCCGGGGCCGCTGCGCCCGCTGCTGGCGATTCCCACGACGGCTGGGTCGGGGTCGGAGGCGACAACGGTGGCGATCCTCGACCTGCCGGACCTGGGAATCAAAAGCGGGATCAGCCACAGGTATCTGCGGCCCGCGCAGGCGCTGGTGGACCCCGAACTGACGCGCACCGCCCCGGCGGGCGTGATCGCGTCGGCAGGCCTGGACGTGGTGTGCCACGCGGCCGAAAGCCTGCTCAGCCGCCCCTACACCTCGCGCCCCCGGCCCGATTCTCCTGCCGCCCGCCCCCCCTACCAGGGCAGCAACCCGGTCGCGGACGTGTGGTCGGCGCAGGCCCTGCGCTTCGGCGGCGAATACCTGCGCCGGGCGGTGCAAGGGCCGGACGACCTGGAGGCGAGGGGCTTCATGATGCTTTCCGCGACGATGGCGGGGGTGGGCTTCGGGTCGGCCGGAGTGCATATCCCACACGCCTGCGCGTACCCCATCGCGGGGCTGCGGCACACCTACCGGGCCGCCGGGTATCCCACCGACCACGCCTTTGTGCCGCACGGCTACAGCGTGATCGTGACCGCGCCCGCCGCCTTCCGCTTCACCTTCGCGGCGGACCCCGAAAAGCATGTGCGGGCCGCGACCCTGCTGACCGGGCGCGAGTATGCTCCCGACGACGCAGACGCCCTGCCAAACGCGCTGCGCGACCTGATGCGTGACGTGGGGGCACCCACCACCCTGACCGAACTCGGGTACAGCGAGGCCGACCTGCCCGCCCTGGTGGAGGGCGCCTTGAAGCAGCAGCGGCTCCTCGCAGTGGCCCCCCGCACGCCGAGCGCCGCCGACCTGGAGGCCATCTTGCGGGCGTCGCTGTAG
- a CDS encoding tetratricopeptide repeat protein, which produces MTEWARSHALPVWRDPPPPGEARWLWWPRSRRELAAWSEQADSLETAPLVLSGAELRLTQEEWRAALSGDPAWADHTFGLAQGWPAALELARGLAGHLPEEEWEEWFRHPLADVRLAPFLPPTELREAARALALTPLVTPEVAARLGVASLQVDALTDGGWLWPVAGGWSLPGVLRRWLCPLPDPALAREVAGMLHRAGRTPQALTLLREAGAWDDLLTLQARELRVGAGPDALRLALRGLPPFWREQPAALYLAGVLARACGDPARAEELYSRALPDLPPTLRPLALNARGVVRAMRGESAGALEDLGGAARAGGLTGGEAAHNRATLLVQLGRHAEAERDLGDAVAAFREAGDLGREARSLEALGALHFGRGLLTEALGPYGQALALLEGHRLGATALTHVNLAEVHALLDDPAQARTHLARAQALSVAPDLRGWVARVQALLALQGGHPRTARTLLEQIPTEDPSLRAETALLLARTCRELGDPDAARAALEEARPLGLRADLEAALQGEGDLGAVVEEARREDARLELATALLHRGTPEDLTEALALIRAHGYRPLLRGGTAHRLVAHAGDEATRALFPLEIRVLGPLRVTQAGRVWESGDFPTRKSAALLVALALSGRSQPREGLAERFWPGAKNPVASLQTAIYHLRSTFGVSPISSARGRLTLTFPVRSDLADLYAAVTDRDPERLGVLIRREATPPTVLPDLAAELHEERELAERLVLDALQVYAAAQPGDSVERRDALRALIGADPLDVGARTELIDWHLARGEHESAAQERTRLEEVQRELE; this is translated from the coding sequence ATGACCGAATGGGCCAGGAGCCATGCCCTGCCCGTCTGGCGCGACCCCCCGCCCCCCGGCGAGGCCCGCTGGCTGTGGTGGCCGCGCTCACGCCGGGAACTGGCCGCATGGAGCGAACAGGCGGATTCACTGGAGACGGCCCCCCTGGTCCTGAGTGGCGCCGAACTGCGGCTGACCCAGGAGGAGTGGCGGGCCGCCCTGAGCGGGGACCCTGCTTGGGCCGACCACACCTTCGGGCTGGCGCAGGGCTGGCCTGCGGCTTTAGAGCTGGCCCGTGGGCTGGCGGGTCACCTCCCCGAGGAGGAATGGGAGGAGTGGTTCCGCCATCCCCTTGCCGACGTGCGGCTGGCTCCCTTCCTCCCGCCCACCGAGCTCCGGGAGGCGGCCCGCGCCCTGGCCCTGACCCCGCTCGTCACCCCAGAGGTCGCGGCGCGGTTGGGGGTGGCTTCCCTGCAGGTGGATGCCCTGACGGACGGCGGTTGGTTGTGGCCGGTGGCCGGGGGCTGGAGCCTGCCCGGTGTGCTGCGGCGCTGGCTGTGCCCGCTGCCGGACCCGGCCCTCGCCCGCGAAGTGGCGGGGATGCTGCACCGGGCCGGACGCACGCCCCAGGCCCTGACCCTGCTGCGCGAGGCGGGGGCCTGGGACGATCTGCTGACCCTGCAGGCCCGCGAGCTGCGGGTGGGCGCGGGACCCGACGCGCTGCGGCTAGCCCTGCGCGGCCTGCCTCCCTTCTGGCGCGAGCAGCCCGCCGCGCTGTACCTCGCCGGAGTGCTGGCCCGCGCCTGCGGCGACCCCGCCCGCGCCGAGGAGCTGTACAGCCGCGCCCTGCCGGACCTGCCCCCCACGCTGCGGCCCCTGGCCCTGAATGCCCGCGGGGTGGTGCGGGCGATGCGCGGCGAGTCGGCCGGGGCGCTGGAGGACCTCGGGGGCGCGGCGCGGGCGGGCGGCCTGACCGGGGGTGAGGCCGCGCACAACCGCGCGACCCTGCTCGTGCAGCTTGGCCGTCATGCCGAGGCCGAGCGCGACCTCGGCGACGCAGTGGCCGCCTTCCGTGAGGCGGGTGATCTGGGGCGCGAGGCCCGCAGCCTGGAAGCCCTGGGGGCGCTGCACTTCGGCCGGGGCCTGCTGACCGAGGCCCTGGGTCCTTACGGGCAGGCGCTGGCGCTGCTGGAAGGCCACCGGCTGGGGGCGACGGCCCTGACCCACGTCAATCTCGCCGAGGTCCACGCGCTGCTCGACGACCCGGCGCAGGCCCGCACGCACCTCGCCCGCGCCCAGGCGCTGAGCGTGGCTCCCGACCTGCGCGGCTGGGTCGCGCGGGTGCAGGCGCTGCTTGCCTTGCAAGGCGGGCATCCCCGCACCGCCCGCACCCTGCTGGAGCAAATCCCGACCGAGGACCCCAGCCTGCGGGCCGAAACCGCGCTGCTGTTGGCCCGCACCTGCCGCGAACTTGGCGACCCCGACGCCGCCCGCGCGGCGCTGGAGGAGGCCCGGCCGCTGGGCCTGCGGGCCGACCTCGAAGCGGCCCTCCAGGGGGAGGGGGACCTCGGTGCCGTGGTCGAAGAGGCCCGGCGGGAGGACGCCCGCCTGGAACTCGCCACTGCCCTGCTGCACCGGGGCACGCCCGAGGACCTGACCGAAGCGCTTGCCCTGATTCGTGCCCACGGCTACCGCCCGCTGCTGCGGGGGGGCACGGCGCACCGTCTGGTCGCCCACGCGGGAGACGAAGCCACCCGTGCCCTCTTCCCGCTGGAGATCCGGGTGCTGGGGCCGCTGCGGGTCACGCAGGCCGGACGGGTCTGGGAGTCGGGCGACTTTCCCACCCGCAAGAGCGCGGCGCTGCTGGTGGCCCTCGCACTCTCGGGGCGCTCGCAGCCGCGCGAGGGGCTGGCCGAACGCTTCTGGCCCGGCGCCAAGAATCCGGTGGCCAGCCTCCAGACTGCGATCTACCACCTGCGCAGCACCTTCGGGGTCAGCCCCATCAGCAGTGCGCGGGGACGCCTCACTCTGACCTTCCCGGTGCGCAGCGACCTCGCGGACCTGTATGCCGCCGTCACCGACCGCGACCCGGAGCGCCTCGGGGTCCTGATTCGCCGGGAGGCCACTCCCCCCACCGTCCTCCCCGACCTCGCCGCCGAGCTGCACGAGGAACGCGAGCTCGCTGAACGGCTGGTGCTCGACGCCCTGCAGGTGTACGCCGCTGCCCAGCCCGGCGACAGCGTGGAGCGCCGCGACGCCCTGCGTGCTCTGATCGGCGCGGACCCTCTCGACGTGGGGGCACGCACTGAACTGATCGACTGGCACCTGGCCCGTGGGGAGCACGAAAGCGCGGCCCAGGAGCGGACCCGTCTGGAAGAGGTGCAGCGCGAACTCGAATAG
- a CDS encoding S8 family serine peptidase: MQKFTPAALSLTVLLAACGQSTPTVRAPQSSPTAQGAALQTQAVKTMTSTTLSECQALYATSPSGVQVDSSMSYGQVGTLILSFADDTSKGRAVHWMDSNLPLDLGRGLGALENLPVVAAKLLVTPDLIERLKTNLPGLVSIYQDAPLRYLLKESVSYIGADVARSAYGVDGKGVGVAIIDSGVDGTHADLSHMAENVKLVGPVVDLGVGGYLHVKLPNTDTSSGHGTHVASTIGGSGAASEGANKRQGVAPGATLVGVGAGDALSILYALEGFDYVLKPEIRETHNIRVISNSWGSSGEFAPYNPISLAAKRAYDAGIIVTFAAGNEGPGANTLNPYSASPCVLSVAAGDKQGYLADFSSRGRAGDSLVHPDVTAPGVDISAARALTGLAATTVPDLDNPLYSTISGTSMATPHISGVVALMLQANPSLNLDRVLEIFKKTSRPMYYTETSTNGLDPNQVVTKQREEWEVGYGYVDANAAVREAVRLNTSRYTLQTTALPGWTGTVAPSICAPLLNCVTTAQHTQTISVPSGASALRVATEWGNPGYDLDLEVYDPAGRLVGSSAQGTSTGEAVSIPSPVAGNWKVVLKGFLNGSTSYTGTAEVDKLVRR; encoded by the coding sequence ATGCAGAAGTTCACCCCCGCCGCCCTGAGCCTGACCGTCCTCCTCGCCGCCTGCGGGCAAAGCACCCCGACCGTTCGCGCTCCCCAGAGCAGCCCCACCGCACAGGGCGCTGCCCTCCAGACGCAGGCCGTGAAGACCATGACCTCCACCACCCTCTCCGAGTGCCAGGCCCTGTATGCGACGTCCCCCTCGGGCGTTCAGGTGGACAGCAGCATGAGCTACGGGCAGGTCGGCACCCTGATCCTCTCCTTTGCGGACGACACCAGCAAGGGCCGCGCCGTGCACTGGATGGACTCGAACCTGCCGCTGGACCTCGGCCGAGGGCTCGGGGCGCTGGAGAACCTGCCTGTCGTGGCCGCCAAGCTGCTGGTGACGCCGGACCTGATCGAGCGCCTCAAGACGAACCTGCCCGGTCTGGTGTCGATCTATCAGGACGCCCCGCTGCGCTACTTGCTCAAGGAGAGCGTTTCGTACATCGGCGCGGACGTGGCCCGCAGCGCTTACGGGGTGGACGGCAAAGGCGTGGGCGTGGCGATCATTGACTCGGGGGTGGACGGCACCCACGCCGACCTGAGCCACATGGCCGAGAACGTGAAGCTGGTCGGCCCGGTCGTGGACCTGGGCGTGGGCGGCTACCTGCACGTCAAGCTGCCCAACACCGACACCTCCAGCGGCCACGGCACCCACGTCGCGAGCACCATCGGCGGCAGCGGGGCGGCCTCGGAAGGCGCGAACAAGCGGCAAGGCGTGGCGCCCGGCGCGACCCTGGTGGGCGTGGGAGCCGGGGACGCCCTGAGCATCCTGTACGCGCTGGAAGGCTTCGACTACGTGCTGAAGCCGGAAATCCGCGAAACCCACAACATCCGCGTGATCAGCAACTCCTGGGGCTCGAGCGGCGAGTTCGCCCCCTACAACCCCATCAGCCTGGCGGCCAAGCGGGCCTACGACGCAGGCATCATCGTGACTTTTGCGGCGGGCAACGAGGGACCGGGCGCCAACACCCTCAACCCCTATTCGGCCAGCCCCTGCGTGCTGAGCGTGGCGGCGGGCGACAAGCAGGGCTATCTCGCCGACTTCAGCTCGCGGGGCCGCGCCGGGGACAGCCTGGTTCACCCCGACGTGACGGCCCCCGGCGTGGACATCAGCGCCGCCCGTGCACTGACCGGGCTGGCCGCGACCACCGTGCCCGACCTTGACAACCCGCTGTACTCGACCATCAGCGGCACCAGCATGGCGACCCCCCACATCAGTGGCGTCGTGGCCCTGATGCTGCAGGCCAACCCCAGCCTCAACCTCGACCGCGTGCTGGAGATCTTCAAGAAGACCAGCCGTCCGATGTACTACACCGAAACCAGCACGAACGGCCTCGACCCCAACCAGGTCGTGACCAAGCAGCGTGAGGAGTGGGAAGTGGGCTACGGCTACGTGGACGCGAACGCCGCCGTCCGCGAGGCGGTGCGCCTGAACACCAGCCGCTACACCCTCCAGACCACCGCCCTTCCCGGCTGGACCGGCACGGTGGCGCCCAGCATTTGCGCTCCCCTCCTGAACTGCGTGACGACCGCCCAGCACACCCAGACGATCAGTGTGCCCAGCGGCGCCTCGGCGCTGCGGGTGGCGACCGAGTGGGGGAACCCCGGCTACGACCTCGACCTGGAGGTCTACGACCCCGCCGGGCGCCTGGTTGGCTCCAGCGCCCAGGGCACCAGCACGGGCGAGGCCGTCAGCATCCCCAGCCCGGTGGCTGGAAACTGGAAGGTCGTCCTCAAGGGCTTCCTGAACGGCTCCACGAGCTACACCGGGACCGCCGAAGTGGACAAGCTGGTGCGCCGCTAA
- a CDS encoding DinB family protein codes for MTQQQQENWAQAAAMLRRLGTNGDEVAARLTRELDAFEAVVARSQDRWHQPLSGREWTAAQEAEHVLLVNESSARIAALLASDRPLRPTPRVPGEEVAGKRQAPEGTRPGPDQPWAALAGRHAAVRGQLLTLAGQAGDDPDRTFFHPFMGDLTALDWLRMAAYHVGHHRRQLERAG; via the coding sequence ATGACCCAACAGCAACAGGAAAACTGGGCCCAGGCCGCCGCCATGCTGCGCCGCCTGGGCACGAACGGGGATGAGGTCGCCGCCCGGCTCACCCGCGAGCTGGACGCCTTCGAGGCGGTTGTGGCCCGCTCACAGGACCGCTGGCATCAGCCGCTTTCCGGCCGCGAGTGGACCGCCGCGCAGGAGGCCGAGCACGTCCTCCTCGTCAACGAGAGCAGCGCCCGAATTGCGGCGCTGCTGGCCTCTGACCGCCCGCTGCGGCCCACGCCGCGCGTTCCCGGCGAGGAGGTCGCGGGCAAGCGTCAGGCCCCGGAGGGCACCCGCCCCGGACCCGATCAGCCCTGGGCGGCCCTGGCGGGGCGGCACGCGGCGGTGCGGGGACAGTTGCTGACGCTGGCGGGTCAGGCTGGGGACGACCCGGACCGCACCTTTTTCCACCCTTTCATGGGTGACCTGACCGCGCTGGACTGGCTGCGGATGGCGGCCTACCACGTCGGCCACCACCGGCGGCAACTGGAACGGGCGGGGTAA
- a CDS encoding acyl-CoA dehydrogenase yields MAPFLSRRDLQFQLYEVLDTAALPQRPRFAEHSREVYDDVLNLAYSVAERYFANHLREADTHEPHVVDGKVKLPPQMADAMRAFRDAGFFSAHHDEELGGLQLPWVVMQAVQAHFQAANISTSGYPFLTIGNANLLREFSSEEQQAKYLTPLLEGRWFGTMALSEPHAGSGLADITTTATPKEDGTYTLTGTKMWISGGEHELSENIVHLVLARIKGAPAGVKGISLFIVPRYRVGADGQPGESNHVVLAGLNHKMGYRGTTNTLLNFGEGGETVGELVGEPGQGLAQMFHMMNEARIGVGMGAVMLGYAGYLASLEYARERRQGRPPGNKDPHAEPVPIIAHPDVRRMLLRQKSFVEGGLALGLYASSLVDDLHTGPEEGRKDTGLLLDLLTPIVKSWPSKYSQEALGDAIQVMGGAGYTRDSPVELYYRDNRLNPIHEGTEGIQALDLLGRKVTQSGGRGLTVLLERMSADLTASEELEGVAEIRTALATAVAQSTAALRGLLAQAPTLGPDRFLANAHSALEMLGHTVVGWMWLRQAAVAARKLPQARGEGADFYQGKLHAARFFAVYELPKVKAHADLLASADPTTLEMQEAWF; encoded by the coding sequence ATGGCCCCCTTCCTGTCCCGCCGCGACCTCCAATTTCAGCTTTACGAGGTGCTCGACACCGCCGCGCTGCCCCAGCGCCCCCGCTTTGCCGAACACTCGCGCGAGGTCTACGACGACGTGCTGAACCTCGCCTACAGCGTGGCCGAGCGCTACTTCGCCAACCACCTGCGCGAGGCGGATACCCACGAGCCGCACGTGGTGGACGGCAAGGTGAAGCTGCCCCCGCAGATGGCCGACGCGATGCGGGCCTTCCGGGACGCGGGCTTTTTCAGCGCCCACCACGACGAGGAGCTGGGCGGGTTGCAACTGCCCTGGGTGGTCATGCAGGCGGTGCAGGCGCACTTTCAGGCGGCGAACATCTCCACGAGCGGGTATCCCTTCCTGACCATCGGGAACGCCAACCTGCTGCGCGAGTTCTCGTCCGAGGAACAGCAGGCGAAGTACCTCACCCCCCTGCTGGAAGGCCGCTGGTTCGGCACGATGGCCCTCTCCGAGCCGCATGCCGGGTCCGGGCTGGCCGATATCACGACGACCGCCACCCCGAAGGAAGACGGCACCTACACCCTCACCGGGACCAAGATGTGGATTTCGGGCGGCGAGCACGAACTCTCGGAGAACATCGTCCACCTCGTCCTGGCGCGCATCAAGGGCGCTCCGGCGGGGGTGAAGGGCATCTCGCTCTTTATCGTGCCGCGCTACCGGGTGGGGGCGGATGGGCAGCCCGGCGAGTCCAACCACGTTGTCCTGGCGGGCCTGAACCACAAGATGGGCTACCGGGGCACCACGAACACGCTGCTCAACTTCGGGGAGGGTGGCGAGACGGTGGGCGAACTCGTGGGCGAGCCGGGGCAGGGGCTGGCGCAGATGTTCCACATGATGAACGAGGCCCGCATCGGCGTCGGCATGGGCGCGGTGATGCTGGGGTACGCGGGGTACCTCGCCAGCCTGGAATACGCCCGCGAGCGGCGGCAGGGGCGCCCGCCCGGCAACAAGGACCCCCACGCCGAGCCGGTGCCCATCATCGCGCACCCCGACGTGCGCCGGATGCTGCTGCGGCAGAAGAGTTTCGTGGAGGGCGGCCTCGCGCTGGGCCTCTACGCCTCCTCGCTGGTGGACGACCTGCATACCGGGCCGGAAGAAGGGCGGAAGGACACCGGGCTGCTCCTCGACCTGCTGACGCCGATCGTCAAATCCTGGCCCAGCAAATACAGCCAGGAAGCGCTGGGCGACGCGATTCAGGTGATGGGTGGGGCGGGGTACACCCGCGACTCTCCGGTCGAGCTGTACTACCGCGACAACCGCCTCAACCCCATCCACGAGGGGACGGAGGGGATTCAGGCCCTCGACCTGCTGGGCCGCAAGGTGACCCAATCTGGTGGGCGCGGCCTGACCGTGCTGCTGGAGCGGATGTCGGCGGACCTGACAGCCTCCGAGGAGCTGGAGGGGGTGGCCGAGATTCGCACGGCGCTCGCCACTGCCGTCGCCCAGAGCACGGCGGCCCTGCGCGGGCTGCTGGCCCAGGCCCCGACCCTCGGCCCAGACCGCTTTCTCGCCAATGCCCACAGCGCCCTGGAGATGCTGGGACACACGGTCGTGGGCTGGATGTGGCTGCGGCAGGCGGCGGTGGCGGCCCGCAAGTTGCCGCAGGCGCGGGGCGAGGGCGCCGACTTCTACCAGGGCAAACTCCACGCCGCCCGCTTCTTCGCCGTGTATGAACTGCCCAAGGTCAAGGCCCACGCCGACCTGCTGGCGAGCGCGGACCCCACGACGCTGGAGATGCAGGAGGCGTGGTTCTAA
- a CDS encoding NADPH:quinone oxidoreductase family protein — protein sequence MRAVTCTAFAEPEALSVQTVPDPTPGPGEVVLRVEAAGVNYPDALMVMGQYQVKPPLPFTPGAEAAGTVAAVGEGVTHLRVGQRVAAFTGTGAFAERLLAPANAVMPLPDGVGTEVAAGLPLAFGTTMHALVDRANLQPGETLLVLGAAGGVGLAAVMIGKALGARVIAAASSEEKLALCREHGADETLNYTSEDLRERVKALTDGQGPDVIFDPVGGDFAETAFRSIGWGGRYLVVGFAGGGIPKLPLNLPLLKGASLVGVFWGEFARRDPRANARNLARLLGWVADGTVRPLVSGRYPLERTPEALRALLERRVTGKVVVTP from the coding sequence ATGCGTGCCGTGACCTGCACCGCCTTTGCCGAACCCGAAGCCCTCAGCGTCCAGACCGTCCCCGACCCCACGCCCGGCCCCGGCGAGGTGGTGCTGCGGGTGGAGGCGGCGGGCGTGAACTACCCCGACGCCCTGATGGTGATGGGGCAGTACCAGGTCAAGCCTCCCCTGCCCTTCACGCCGGGGGCGGAAGCCGCTGGGACGGTCGCGGCGGTGGGCGAGGGCGTAACGCACCTGCGGGTAGGGCAGCGGGTCGCTGCGTTCACCGGGACCGGAGCTTTTGCGGAGAGGTTGCTCGCTCCAGCGAATGCCGTGATGCCGCTCCCCGATGGGGTGGGCACCGAGGTCGCTGCCGGGTTGCCGCTCGCCTTCGGGACCACCATGCACGCGCTGGTGGACCGGGCGAACCTCCAGCCGGGTGAGACGCTGCTGGTGCTGGGGGCAGCGGGGGGCGTGGGGCTGGCCGCCGTCATGATCGGCAAGGCGCTCGGCGCTCGGGTCATCGCGGCGGCGAGCAGCGAGGAAAAGCTGGCCCTTTGCCGCGAGCACGGAGCCGACGAGACGCTGAACTACACCTCGGAGGATCTGCGCGAGCGGGTCAAGGCACTGACGGATGGTCAGGGACCGGACGTGATTTTCGACCCGGTGGGCGGCGACTTCGCGGAGACGGCCTTCCGGTCCATCGGCTGGGGCGGCCGCTACCTCGTGGTGGGGTTCGCGGGGGGCGGGATTCCAAAACTGCCACTGAATCTGCCGCTGCTCAAGGGCGCGTCGCTGGTGGGCGTGTTCTGGGGCGAATTCGCCCGGCGTGACCCCCGCGCCAACGCCCGCAACCTCGCCCGGCTGCTGGGGTGGGTGGCGGACGGGACGGTGCGGCCCCTGGTGAGTGGACGCTACCCGCTGGAGCGCACCCCGGAGGCGCTGCGGGCGCTGCTGGAGCGGCGGGTGACCGGGAAGGTGGTCGTCACCCCTTGA